In one Myxocyprinus asiaticus isolate MX2 ecotype Aquarium Trade chromosome 1, UBuf_Myxa_2, whole genome shotgun sequence genomic region, the following are encoded:
- the LOC127442886 gene encoding semaphorin-4B-like, which translates to MATKCKVHWKQEPMETTNPVWLLFLTIWIVLAGVLQATVSNEDDITARISFLYNAEGRSVRVFSVDGVYNYSTVLLSPDEHKLYVGARENIFSLSLDNISAVYLQRTLTWSTPERKRKECSFKGKDPQTDCFNYIKILLPLNNTHLYVCGTYAFSPTCAYINISSFSLERDEHGEHIMEDGRGRCPFNPEYRSAAIIVDGELYTATVSNFQGNEPTIYRSLGSGTPLKTENSLNWLQDPVFAGSAHITGPDSDWGDDQVYFFFSEMGKEFDFFDSTIVSRIARVCKEDQGGERVLQKKWTTFLKAQLLCSLPYDGFPFNIIQDVYVLSAKHKKETLLYAVFTSQWSKGLAGSSAVCVFSMVQVAQAFSGRYKEVSRETQQWYTHTQSVPEPRPGMCITNASRQLGIESSLDMPDKVLNFVKDHFLMDSPIKSQPVLFTHSVQYTQIAVHRVQGLHRAYDVMFIGTDDGRLQKAVNVAGMMYIIEEISVFSEPQPVQNIELASTKGLLFVSSHSGIVQLPVANCSFHNNCGECILAKDPYCAWTGTHCTDITRTPPQNNWQQDIEEADTSSKCNSTKFRADFESTVLLRSFPSSQASDCKHIIVPANTLRLLPCKLRSNHAHRKWSYKPDVGHFLFRSPDGGLVVSGRAGSVEVFSCWSVEQGFWQLLANYCLKAEPLFESTTNTGRIDAPFIFQDISSDVLSSESARSAQQRVKTYGTELAVVCVLLAMCVLSFGLSLVYRHRGRMKEVLRGGGQTGGAQKSTVKPGESLPLNSGVLPTSPSDHKSYQTLEENRGYIIPQSETTSTNTLTQQNSRETQTLTQTPQNGFQESHVEVSDICPRPRVRLGSEIRDSVV; encoded by the exons ATGCAGAAGGGCGATCAGTGAGAGTTTTCTCGGTGGATGGTGTGTATAACTATTCAACTGTTCTGCTGAGCCCAGATGAACACAAGCTCTATGTGGGAGCCAGGGAGAACATATTCTCTCTCAGCCTGGACAACATCAGCGCAGTGTATCTACAGAGAACA CTCACATGGAGCACTCCAGAACGGAAGAGGAAAGAGTGCAGCTTCAAGGGAAAGGACCCCCAG aCTGACTGTTTCAACTACATCAAGATTTTGCTTCCTCTGAACAACACACACCTCTATGTGTGTGGAACATATGCCTTCAGCCCCACCTGCGCTTACATT AACATTTCAAGTTTCTCGCTGGAAAGAGATGAGCACGGTGAGCATATTATGGAGGATGGTCGTGGACGCTGCCCTTTTAATCCAGAATACAGATCTGCCGCTATTATAGTGG ACGGGGAGCTGTATACTGCTACTGTCAGTAACTTCCAGGGAAATGAACCCACCATATATAGGAGTCTTGGATCTGGCACTCCTCTCAAAACAGAAAACTCTCTTAACTGGCTCCAgg ATCCAGTATTTGCGGGCTCAGCTCATATTACAGGTCCAGACAGCGACTGGGGTGATGATCAGGTTTACTTTTTCTTCAGTGAGATGGGGAAGGAGTTTGATTTCTTTGATAGCACCATAGTGTCCAGGATTGCACGTGTGTGCAAG GAGGATCAGGGTGGGGAGAGAGTCTTGCAGAAGAAGTGGACCACATTTCTGAAAGCGCAACTCTTGTGTTCTCTACCGTACGATGGCTTTCCTTTCAACATCATCCAGGATGTATATGTGCTTTCAGCTAAACACAAGAAAGAAACACTCCTCTATGCAGTCTTCACTTCTCAGTG gagcAAAGGTTTGGCAGGCAGTTCGGCAGTGTGCGTGTTCAGCATGGTTCAGGTTGCGCAAGCGTTTAGTGGCCGTTACAAAGAAGTCAGCCGAGAGACACAGCAGtggtacacacacactcaatctgtACCGGAACCACGACCTGGAATG tGTATTACTAATGCTTCAAGGCAGCTGGGAATTGAGTCATCCCTGGATATGCCAGATAAGGTACTAAACTTTGTGAAAGACCACTTCCTGATGGACAGTCCAATCAAAAGCCAGCCTGTGCTGTTCACACACTCTGTACAGTACACACAAATCGCTGTGCACCGCGTACAAGGCCTCCACAGAGCTTACGATGTGATGTTCATTGGCACAG ATGATGGACGTTTGCAAAAGGCTGTGAATGTGGCTGGAATGATGTACATTATTGAGGAGATCAGTGTGTTCTCAGAGCCACAACCTGTGCAAAACATTGAGCTGGCCTCAACAAAG GGCTTATTATTTGTGTCATCACACTCTGGTATTGTGCAGCTGCCAGTAGCAAACTGCAGTTTCCATAACAACTGTGGGGAGTGTATTTTAGCCAAAGACCCATACTGTGCCTGGACAGGCACACATTGCACTGACATCACACGTACTCCACCACAAAA CAATTGGCAGCAGGACATTGAGGAAGCAGACACTTCATCAAAATGTAACAGCACCAAGTTCAGAGCTGACTTTGAGAGCACAG TGTTACTGCGCTCGTTCCCAAGTTCCCAAGCATCCGATTGCAAGCACATCATCGTCCCTGCTAACACTCTTCGTCTGCTGCCATGCAAGCTTCGCTCCAACCATGCCCACAGAAAATGGTCATACAAGCCAGATGTTGGTCACTTCCTTTTCCGCAGCCCAGATGGTGGATTGGTGGTCAGTGGCCGAGCAGGCAGTGTGGAGGTCTTCTCGTGTTGGTCAGTGGAGCAAGGCTTCTGGCAACTCTTGGCCAATTATTGCTTAAAGGCGGAGCCTTTATTTGAGTCTACAACCAATACTGGTCGGATAGATGCACCTTTTATATTCCAGGACATATCGTCAGACGTCCTGTCCAGTGAATCGGCACGCTCTGCTCAACAACGTGTAAAGACATATGGCACAGAGCTGGcagtagtgtgtgtgttgttagccATGTGTGTGCTTTCGTTTGGACTGTCTTTGGTATACCGACACAGGGGGCGGATGAAGGAGGTGCTGAGGGGGGGAGGGCAGACTGGAGGAGCCCAGAAGAGTACAGTCAAGCCTGGGGAGAGTTTGCCCCTGAATAGTGGTGTACTTCCAACCTCCCCATCAGACCACAAAAGCTACCAGACCTTGGAGGAAAATCGTGGCTACATAATCCCTCAATCGGAGACTACCAGCACAAACACATTAACACAGCAAAACTCCAGGGAAACACAGACACTCACCCAAACACCACAGAATGGGTTCCAAGAGAGTCATGTGGAGGTCAGTGACATTTGCCCTCGCCCACGGGTCCGGCTGGGCTctgaaatcagagactctgtGGTGTGA